From Pagrus major chromosome 6, Pma_NU_1.0, one genomic window encodes:
- the arhgef3 gene encoding rho guanine nucleotide exchange factor 3 yields MMGCCLFVYYRKKRKQTSRDADSLSLCSLDINEPSTKRSKLLTRVTSLASLLPPVKTTPLKRIGQTLQRSISFRNESQTERTAHPPPSSSTMKTRVISAKVSNPSSSMTATRVSTATAPATKRRDSKLWSETFDVRLGATQPLSPKEIKRQEAIFELAQGEQDLVEDLKLAKKAYHDPMLKLSIMTEQELNQIFGTLESLIPLHEDLLSRLRDARKPDGSTEHVGHILTDWLPCLSSYTAYCSNQVKAKPLLDQKKQDRRVQDFLQRCLQSPFSRKLDLWNFLDIPRSRLVKYPLLLREILKHTPNDHPDRQHLDEAMLVVQSVVADINRRTGESECQYYKDRLLYTEDGQRDELIDRSRTLSCHGELKNNRGLKLHVFLFQDVLVITRSISLNDQPVSYQLCRQPIPIRQLDLEDLSDGEMRVGGSIRGAFSNNERTKNFFRVSYRTGGPLQSHCFQASDAFNKQQWINCIRQAKEAAALTGDQPPETGRCLETELGGQIGPLCETGLSLRCDSGIEDEKGTWGEIETGLCLEGEEGLSGEKEAGETETEQGVDGEMGLGLDGETGIDGETRQAIGETETGGEMGAEPGERADLKLDGGGEGKGEIHSGGANDVHTSAPPCQEEHEEKEVMEEEQSGAEEGEELSMDIGEVDSLSHRC; encoded by the exons ATGATGGgctgctgtctgtttgtttactaTCGG aagaagaggaagcagacGAGCAGAGATGCAGACTCCCTCAGTCTCTGCAGTCTGGACATCAAC gAGCCCAGCACCAAGCGCAGTAAACTTTTAACCAGGGTGACGTCTCTGGCCAGCCTGCTGCCGCCCGTCAAGACCACACCGCTGAAGAGGATTGGTCAGACGCTGCAG CGCTCCATCAGTTTTCGTAATGAGAGCCAGACGGAGAGAACCGctcatcctcctccctcgtcctcCACAATGAAGACACGTGTTATCTCAGCGAAGGTCTccaacccctcctcctccatgacCGCCACACGGGTTTCCACAGCAACAGCCCCGGCCACCAAGCGCCGCGACAGCAAGCTCTGGAGTGAGACGTTCGACGTCCGTCTGGGAGCGACGCAACCTCTGAGCCCGAAAGAGATAAAACGACAGGAG GCTATCTTTGAGTTGGCTCAGGGCGAGCAAGACTTGGTGGAGGATCTCAAGTTGGCAAAGAAG gCCTACCATGACCCGATGCTGAAGCTGTCAATCATGACTGAGCAGGAGCTGAACCAGATCTTTGGTACCCTGGAGTCACTGATACCCCTGCATGAAG ACTTGCTGAGTCGCCTCCGAGACGCCAGAAAACCTGACGGGTCCACAGAACACGTGGGCCACATCCTGACTGACTGG CTGccctgcctctcctcctacaCTGCGTACTGCAGTAACCAGGTGAAGGCAAAGCCCCTGTTGGACCAGAAGAAGCAGGATCGGCGGGTGCAGGACTTCTTGCAGCGCTGTCTCCAGTCGCCCTTCAGCAGGAAGTTGGACCTGTGGAACTTCCTGGACATCCCCCGCAGCCGACTGGTGAAATACCCGCTGCTGCTCAGGGAGATCCTGAAGCACACGCCGAACGACCACCCAGACCGGCAGCACCTGGACGAAGCG ATGCTGGTGGTTCAGAGTGTGGTGGCGGACATCAACAGACGGACCGGAGAGTCAGAGTGTCAGTACTACAAGGACCGGCTGTTGTACACGGAGGACGGACAGAGGGACGAACTCATCGACCGATCCAGGACCCTCAGCTGCCACGGAGAACTGAAGAACAACAGAGGACTC aagcttcatgtgtttctgttccaGGATGTCCTGGTCATCACCAGGTCCATCTCGCTGAACGATCAGCCCGTCAGCTACCAGCTCTGCCGACAGCCGATCCCCATCCGGCAGCTGGACCTGGAGGACCTATCAGACGGAGAGATGAGAGTGGGCGGGTCCATTAGAGGAGCCTTCAGCAACAACGAGCGGA CAAAGAACTTCTTCCGGGTTTCGTACCGTACTGGAGGTCCGCTGCAGAGCCACTGCTTCCAGGCCAGTGACGCCTTCAACAAACAGCAGTGGATCAACTGCATCAGACAAGCCAAAGAGGCCGCGGCACTGACCGGAGACCAGCCGCCAGAGACAGGACGATGTCTGGAGACAGAGCTGGGTGGACAGATAGGGCCGCTTTGTGAGACGGGTCTGAGTTTGCGCTGTGATTCAGGGATTGAGGATGAAAAGGGGACGTGGGGGGAGATTGAAACAGGGCTGTGTTTGGAAGGAGAGGAAGGTCTGAGTGGAGAGAAAGAGGCGGGGGAGACGGAGACAGAGCAGGGCGTGGACGGTGAGATGGGTTTGGGATTAGATGGAGAAACAGGGATAGACGGTGAGACGAGGCAGGCGATcggtgagacagagacaggtggGGAGATGGGGGCAGAGCCAGGAGAAAGAGCAGACCTGAAGCTggacggaggaggagaaggaaaaggagagatTCACAGCGGAGGTGCTAATGACGTTCACACCTCTGCTCCTCCTTGTCAAGAGGAgcatgaggagaaggaggtgatggaggaggagcagagcggcgcagaggagggggaagagctCAGCATGGACATCGGCGAGGTTGACTCACTGAGCCACAGGTGCTGA